The Haloplanus sp. CK5-1 genome segment ACGTTCCGCGGGGCCGGCCCCGACGCGCCGGTATTGAAGTAGACGCCGCGCTCGCAGGCCGGGATCGCCGCCCTGAGGTCCGCTGGATCCATACCCTCTCTCGGGGTGGCGGCCACCTCAACGTTTCCCGTCTCGGTGTGCCGACTCCCGCCGCAGACTCCGGCGCCAGCGATCGGTCAAACGTCGCTTTGTGCCTTGGGAGGTATTTTGCGGGCTCCCGACGTGGAGTCGGACATGGAACGACGACGACTGACCCTGGTACTGCTCGCGGCGCTGGTACTACTCGCCGGGTGCAACGGTGCGGGGAGCGCCGGCGGTGGTGGCGACGCGGGCTACGCGGAGACGGCAGTAGAGGCCCAAGCGGAGCCACGAGCCGCGGATTCTGGCGGGAGCGGGGGCGGCGGTGACGGCGGCGACGGCGGCAACGCGGGTGACACCGACGCCGACGCGTCCGGACGATCGATCATCCGCACCGGCGAGGTGCGAATCCGGGTCGAGGACTACGAGGCTTCGGAGTCGAACCTGACGGCAGTCGCCGAGGAGCGTGGCGGCTACGTCAGCGACTCCGCGAAACGGATCCGCGAGCGCGACGGCGAGGACTGGACGACCGGTCGGGTCGTCCTCCGGGTACCCGCCGAGGACTTCTCCGAGTCGATGACCGCCGTCGAGAGCGAGGGGACGGTCCTCGAGTCGCGGACGTCGAGCGAGGACGTGACCGATCAGGTGGTCGATCTCGAGGCGCGTCTCGAGAACCTCCGCGCCGAACGCGACCGCTTGCGGACGCTGTACGACCGCGCCAACGACACCGAGGACGTGATCGCCATCGAGCGTCGCCTCTCGGAGGTTCAGACGGAGATCGAACGGACCGAGGCCCGCCTCCAGAACATCCAGCGACGGGTCGCCTACGCCACCATCACGGTCGAACTGGTCGAACCCCGCCCCGACCGCCCGGCGCCCGATCAGTGGTACGACACGCCCGTGGTGGGCGCCTTCCTCGAATCGGTCGAGGGCGTCGGCATCCTCCTCCGGGCGATGGTCGTCGGCGCGGCGTACGCCGCGCCCTACCTGCTCGTCTTCCTGACGCCGTTCGCGGTCGTTGCGGCACTCCTCTACCGTTTCCGTGACCGACTGACGTAGTCGGGAGCAGGGTTTTGACTGCCCCGTCCCAACGGCGGGTATGACTCGGCTCTCGTCGCCGCTGCGTGTCGGCGGCGTGACGATCCCGAACCGGCTCTACCGCGCCCCGCTGCTGGAGTGTGCGGGCAACGGCGACGACGCGGTCGACCGTCTGATCGACGCCCTCGAACCCGCGGCGGCCGCCGGCGCGGGACTGGTCTGCCAGGGGGCGACGATCGTCCGCGGCGACGGTGGCTGTGCGGCCCCGGGCATGACGCGAGTCCACGACCCGGAGTTCGTCGCCCGACTCGGACGCCTGACCGACCGCATCCACGACCACGACGCGACCGTCGCGATCCAACTCGAACACGGCGGTCTCCGGAGCATGGAGACGTGGCACGCCGGCTACCGCGCCGACAACCCCGACCTCCGGCAACCCGCCGTCTCGCGACCCCCGTGGCCCCTCCGCCTGCTCGACCGACTGGGCTTCCTGTCGTACGACCCACAGGTCCTCTCCACTAAGGAGGTGTACGACTTGGCAGAGGAGTTCGGCCGCGCCGCCGGCCACGCCGCCGACGTCGGCTACGATCTGATCCACGTCGCCGGGGCGAACATGGGCATCGTTCACCAGTTCCTCTCGCCGTTCTACAACCGCCGGGACGACGAGTTCGGCGACGGCGTCCGGTTCCTGGAGGCGATCCACGACGCCGTTCGCGACCACGCGGGCGACGTGCCGCTGGTGACGAAGGTGCCCGCCGAGACGGCGGCCCCGCCGGTGATCCGTCGCCATCTCGACCGCTCGGACGCCGTCGAGGTCTGTCGACGCCTCGACGACGTCGGCTACGACGCCCTCGTGCCCGTCTCCGGGTCGGTGTTCTGGGACATGAGTATCGTGCGCGGATCGTTTCCCGCCCGGGCGTGGCGCGACGCGGCGTTTCGCGAGGGGTACGACGAGGCCTTCGGCGGCCGCCTCCGTGCCGGCCTCGTCGCCCTCGCCAACCGGGTCGAGTCGTGGGCGTACGACTTCGACCCCGCGTGGAACGCCGACCTCTGTCGGGCCGTCCGCGACGCCGTCTCCGTCCCCGTCTGGTGTGAGGGCGGGATTCGAGAACGGCCGCGCATCGACCGACTACTCGGCGACGCCTGCGACATGGTGGGGATGGCTCGGCCGTTCTACGCCGAACCCGAACTGCCCGCACGACTGCTCGCGAACGCCGAGGCCAGCGCAGTCTGTGACTCCTGTAACAACTGCACCGTGCCGCAGGTGACCGGTGCGCCGGGCGTCTGCCGGACGCCAGCGGTGGTCGAGCAAGCGGGACGACTCCGGCGACGGGGGGCTTACGCGACGGGGGGCGAGTCCGAGTCGGGATCGGAGGGGTAGAGTCCCTCCTTGCACGCCCGGAACGGGAGGGCGGCGTCCGCGCCGACGGCCGCCGAGATGGCGTCGGCCGCGCCGAGCAACCAGTCGGCGCGCTCGATTCGGGACTCCAGGTCGCCCGGCCCGATCCGGAACCGATCGACCAGTTCCTCGGCGGTCGCGCCTTCGATCCACTCGTGGAGGACCCGTGCCGTCTTGACCGCGGTCAGCCACTCCTCGAAGTCCTCGGCCTCGTTCATCCCGGTCGTGAACTCGTCGGCGTGGGTCCGTGCGAACCGGTACATGTCCGCACGCTCCCGGTTGCCGAGGTACGTGTCCTGCATGTCGGGAGTGTCACAGACGATTTCCAGCGCCGTCAGCGCCGTCGACGTGTCCATCTCCGCGGCCGTCCGGATCCCGGCGACGATCCGTGCGCCCGTCTCGGGGGTGACGTACTGGCGCGAGACGCGCCCCCCGAGGTCGGTCGCGGCGAGGTCGTCGCCGTCGACGATCATCCCCATCTCGACGAGGTCGGCCACCGCCGTGTCGACGACACCGCCCAACTCCCCGGTCGGCGTCCCGTAGGCGAAAAACGTCGCGTCGAGGACGTCGAGGACGCCCTCGCGGGAGGCGGCGAAGTCGGAGGCGACGATCGAGAGGACGTGCGTCCGGAGCGCGTTCCGGTCGGCGAGGCGTGACTCCACGCGCTCCGGGCCGGCCTCGACGTACCGCTCCCGAAGGTCGTCCCGAGAGGCATCGTCGCCGACCAACACCGCCTCGCCGTAGGGGTCGAGGTGGGGGCGACCCGCCCGGCCACACATCTGGTGGACCTCCAGCGTCGGTAACCACTCCATCCCCGACCCGGTGTAGCGCTGCTGGTCGCGGATCACGACCCGCCGCGCGGGGACGTTGACGCCCGCCGCGAGCGTCGGGGTGGCACAGATCACCCGCAGATCCCGGTCGCGGAAGGCCCGTTCGACGGCGATCCGGTGGTCGCTCCGCAGGCCGGCGTGGTGGAAGGCGACGCCGCCGTCGGCGCAGTCGGCGAGGCGACGCCCCGTCTCCGTGCCGTCGAGGCCGCGGATGTCGGCGGCCACCTCGGGCGACGAGCCGAGACCCGCGGCCGCGAGGCGGTCGGCCAGCGACTCCGCCTCGGTGCGCGACCGGACGAACGCGAGCGCCTGCCCGCCGTCGTCGAGGGCTTCGGTCACGAGCGCCTCGGTCGCGTCGGTCGCGTCCTCGGGGTCGCCCGAGACGTCCATCGAACGCTCCGTGCCGTCGTCGAAGGCGACCGACCCGTCGGCGTAGACGCCGGTTCGGAGGTCGACTGGCCGCCAGTCGCTCTCGACGAGTGCGGCGTCCAGCCAGCCCGCGATGTCCTCTGGGTTGGCGACCGTCGCCGAGAGTGCGACGACGCCGACCCCGGGGGCGCGCCGCTGGAGGGTCGCGAGCGTCACCTCCAACGTGGGCCCCCGGTCCTCGCTGCCGACGAGGTGGACCTCGTCGACGACGACACAGGCGAGGTCGGCGATCCAGTCGGCCCCGTTGCGGATCGCCGAGTCCACTTTCTCGCTCGTGGCGACGACGACGTCGGCGTCGCCGAGGTCCTCGTCGGTCGAATCGAAGTCGCCGGTCGAGATGGCGACGTCGGCCCCCGGGAGGTCGGAGAAGGTCTCGTACTTCTCGCGGGCGAGCGCTCGGAGCGGGACGATGTAGAGGCCGGGGCCGTCAGCGGTGAGCATCGCCAGCGAGGCGACGAACGTCTTGCCGCTGGCGGTGGGGACGGCGGCGACGAGGCGACGACCGTCGGTGACACCGGCCTCGACGGCCGCGGCCTGTGGCGGGTAGAGTTCGTCGATCCCCCGCGACTCGAAGTGGTCGACCATCGCGGGCGACAGGGGGAGGTCCCGGACTCGCATCACGGTACCGTGGGCGGCCATCGCACCTAAACCCACGGCCGGACCCCGGACGATCCTACAGGTAACCGCCCTCGGCGAGGCGCTCGACACCCTCGCGGAGGCGCTCCTTGCTCGCGGCGTAGGAGAGACGGGCGTAGCCGGGCGTGCCGAACGCGCTCCCGGGGACGGTGGCGACGTGTGCCTCCTCGAT includes the following:
- a CDS encoding DEAD/DEAH box helicase → MRVRDLPLSPAMVDHFESRGIDELYPPQAAAVEAGVTDGRRLVAAVPTASGKTFVASLAMLTADGPGLYIVPLRALAREKYETFSDLPGADVAISTGDFDSTDEDLGDADVVVATSEKVDSAIRNGADWIADLACVVVDEVHLVGSEDRGPTLEVTLATLQRRAPGVGVVALSATVANPEDIAGWLDAALVESDWRPVDLRTGVYADGSVAFDDGTERSMDVSGDPEDATDATEALVTEALDDGGQALAFVRSRTEAESLADRLAAAGLGSSPEVAADIRGLDGTETGRRLADCADGGVAFHHAGLRSDHRIAVERAFRDRDLRVICATPTLAAGVNVPARRVVIRDQQRYTGSGMEWLPTLEVHQMCGRAGRPHLDPYGEAVLVGDDASRDDLRERYVEAGPERVESRLADRNALRTHVLSIVASDFAASREGVLDVLDATFFAYGTPTGELGGVVDTAVADLVEMGMIVDGDDLAATDLGGRVSRQYVTPETGARIVAGIRTAAEMDTSTALTALEIVCDTPDMQDTYLGNRERADMYRFARTHADEFTTGMNEAEDFEEWLTAVKTARVLHEWIEGATAEELVDRFRIGPGDLESRIERADWLLGAADAISAAVGADAALPFRACKEGLYPSDPDSDSPPVA
- a CDS encoding DUF4349 domain-containing protein, with protein sequence MERRRLTLVLLAALVLLAGCNGAGSAGGGGDAGYAETAVEAQAEPRAADSGGSGGGGDGGDGGNAGDTDADASGRSIIRTGEVRIRVEDYEASESNLTAVAEERGGYVSDSAKRIRERDGEDWTTGRVVLRVPAEDFSESMTAVESEGTVLESRTSSEDVTDQVVDLEARLENLRAERDRLRTLYDRANDTEDVIAIERRLSEVQTEIERTEARLQNIQRRVAYATITVELVEPRPDRPAPDQWYDTPVVGAFLESVEGVGILLRAMVVGAAYAAPYLLVFLTPFAVVAALLYRFRDRLT
- a CDS encoding NADH:flavin oxidoreductase, giving the protein MTRLSSPLRVGGVTIPNRLYRAPLLECAGNGDDAVDRLIDALEPAAAAGAGLVCQGATIVRGDGGCAAPGMTRVHDPEFVARLGRLTDRIHDHDATVAIQLEHGGLRSMETWHAGYRADNPDLRQPAVSRPPWPLRLLDRLGFLSYDPQVLSTKEVYDLAEEFGRAAGHAADVGYDLIHVAGANMGIVHQFLSPFYNRRDDEFGDGVRFLEAIHDAVRDHAGDVPLVTKVPAETAAPPVIRRHLDRSDAVEVCRRLDDVGYDALVPVSGSVFWDMSIVRGSFPARAWRDAAFREGYDEAFGGRLRAGLVALANRVESWAYDFDPAWNADLCRAVRDAVSVPVWCEGGIRERPRIDRLLGDACDMVGMARPFYAEPELPARLLANAEASAVCDSCNNCTVPQVTGAPGVCRTPAVVEQAGRLRRRGAYATGGESESGSEG